In Calothrix sp. PCC 7507, one DNA window encodes the following:
- a CDS encoding HAD family phosphatase has product MDKFDLVIFDCDGVLVDSEHITNSVFAEMLNEMGLPVTLADMFDTFVGKSMAVCLEIIQQKLGKPVPDDFLSEYKQRTKKALVEKLQPIPGIHEVLAKLNLPFCVASNGVEEMMQTKLNITGLLPYFEGKLFSITHVARGKPHPDIFLYAAEKMGFAPQRCAVVEDTPTGVEAGFTAGMTVFGYAAISNPEQLRAAGASIVFNDMGVLPKLLQ; this is encoded by the coding sequence ATGGATAAATTCGATTTAGTGATTTTTGATTGTGATGGTGTACTTGTAGATAGCGAACACATCACAAATTCAGTTTTTGCAGAAATGCTCAATGAAATGGGATTACCTGTAACCTTGGCAGATATGTTTGATACCTTTGTTGGCAAATCTATGGCAGTCTGTTTAGAAATTATTCAACAAAAACTTGGTAAGCCTGTTCCAGATGATTTTCTGAGCGAATATAAACAACGGACAAAAAAAGCTTTAGTAGAAAAATTACAGCCAATTCCAGGAATACATGAGGTTTTAGCGAAACTTAATCTGCCTTTTTGTGTGGCTTCTAACGGTGTAGAAGAAATGATGCAGACAAAGCTAAATATCACAGGGCTATTACCATATTTCGAGGGCAAATTATTCAGTATTACCCATGTCGCCAGAGGTAAACCCCATCCAGATATATTCTTATATGCAGCCGAAAAAATGGGATTTGCTCCGCAGAGGTGTGCAGTTGTTGAAGATACACCTACAGGAGTAGAAGCAGGATTCACCGCCGGAATGACAGTTTTTGGCTATGCCGCAATCAGCAATCCCGAACAATTGAGAGCAGCAGGAGCATCGATTGTTTTTAATGATATGGGAGTATTGCCAAAATTGCTGCAGTAG
- a CDS encoding ferredoxin family protein yields the protein MIELVGCRTLSDNAPYKYCTQIKCGETYKTMIELVSASRCIKCNICVSACPTNVFDKVLNAPPTIARKSDCQTCYICELYCPVDALFVAPQADESVIVDEQTLIESGLLGTYRQRLGWGRGRTPAAQVEESAKFFKYAP from the coding sequence ATGATTGAACTAGTAGGGTGCCGTACTCTCAGCGATAACGCACCCTACAAATACTGTACGCAAATTAAATGTGGAGAAACCTATAAAACAATGATTGAATTAGTTAGTGCATCTCGTTGTATTAAGTGCAATATCTGTGTTAGCGCTTGCCCCACAAACGTCTTTGATAAAGTACTAAATGCTCCTCCAACAATTGCCCGTAAAAGTGATTGCCAAACCTGTTATATTTGTGAACTATATTGTCCAGTTGATGCCTTATTTGTAGCTCCCCAGGCAGATGAATCTGTAATCGTCGATGAACAGACATTAATCGAATCAGGATTGCTAGGAACCTATCGCCAAAGATTGGGATGGGGACGAGGACGCACCCCAGCAGCCCAAGTAGAAGAGTCCGCCAAATTCTTTAAATATGCTCCGTAG
- a CDS encoding FAD-dependent oxidoreductase: MLLAIKQLGESVTVSPHDSEPASTPGSHLDLEADVLVIGGGPAGAWAAWSAATQGAKVILVDKGYCGTSGATAAAGTTVWYVSNPANREAELSKRETLGGFLSDRYWMNRVLDQARINLNRLVEWGYPFSPDENGHPYLPSLHQGAEYMRLMRKQVKKIGVKILDHSPALELLVDADGAVAGANGINRQTGESWTVKAGAVILATGGCAFLSKSLGCNVLTGEGYLMAAEAGAELSGMEFSNVYGLTPAFASVTKGAYYRYATFTYEDGTVLENSDRRTIARALRTQPVYACINKASETEKSWMQTIQHNFFLPFERVGIDPFTQRFPVTLRLEGTVRGTGGLRIVDENCATSVAGLYAVGDAATRELICGGASGGGSPNAAWASASGVWAGEAAVTYGQKLGEKVNKRSLHRIGNAAVDRDSNRTFDPTAVIKAVQAEVLPCDRNLFRTEQNLSASLNKLHHLWNEVRHTSATSNQQIQAREAAAMVATARWMYATALERKESRGMHKHEDYPQLDVKQQHRLISGGLDSVWVKPEQNISIRELVKK, from the coding sequence GTGCTATTAGCCATCAAACAATTAGGAGAATCAGTAACTGTGAGTCCTCATGATTCAGAGCCAGCATCTACCCCTGGTTCTCACTTAGATTTAGAGGCAGATGTCCTTGTGATTGGTGGTGGTCCTGCCGGCGCTTGGGCTGCTTGGAGTGCAGCCACCCAAGGGGCAAAGGTCATTCTTGTCGATAAAGGCTACTGTGGCACCAGTGGGGCTACGGCGGCGGCTGGTACGACAGTTTGGTATGTCTCCAACCCAGCTAACCGCGAAGCCGAGTTATCAAAAAGGGAAACTTTGGGCGGTTTTTTGAGCGATCGCTATTGGATGAATCGCGTTTTAGACCAAGCTAGAATTAACCTGAATCGCCTTGTTGAATGGGGCTATCCCTTTTCGCCAGATGAAAATGGTCATCCCTATCTACCCTCACTGCATCAAGGTGCAGAGTACATGCGGTTGATGCGGAAACAGGTGAAAAAGATAGGGGTGAAAATCCTCGATCACAGCCCTGCATTGGAATTGTTGGTAGATGCCGATGGTGCTGTGGCTGGTGCAAACGGGATAAATCGGCAAACAGGCGAATCTTGGACAGTCAAAGCTGGGGCGGTAATTCTTGCTACTGGAGGTTGTGCTTTCTTAAGTAAATCCTTGGGGTGTAACGTCCTCACGGGAGAGGGGTATTTAATGGCAGCCGAAGCTGGAGCAGAACTTTCAGGGATGGAGTTTTCTAATGTTTATGGATTGACTCCCGCCTTTGCTTCGGTAACAAAAGGAGCATATTATCGCTACGCAACCTTTACCTATGAAGATGGTACAGTTTTGGAGAATAGCGATCGCCGGACAATTGCCCGCGCCCTACGTACCCAACCTGTCTACGCCTGCATCAACAAAGCCTCAGAAACCGAAAAAAGTTGGATGCAGACAATTCAACATAACTTTTTCTTGCCCTTCGAGCGAGTGGGGATTGACCCCTTCACGCAACGATTCCCCGTCACCCTGCGTTTAGAAGGAACGGTGCGCGGTACTGGTGGATTAAGGATTGTGGATGAAAATTGTGCCACCTCCGTTGCTGGGTTGTATGCCGTCGGTGATGCTGCTACACGAGAACTAATTTGTGGTGGTGCTTCCGGGGGAGGTAGCCCGAATGCCGCTTGGGCAAGTGCTTCTGGTGTTTGGGCGGGAGAAGCGGCTGTGACTTATGGGCAAAAATTGGGGGAAAAAGTGAATAAGCGATCGCTGCACAGAATTGGTAATGCAGCCGTTGATCGAGACAGTAACCGCACCTTTGATCCCACAGCAGTGATTAAAGCAGTGCAAGCAGAAGTATTGCCATGCGATCGTAACCTCTTCCGCACAGAACAAAATCTGTCAGCGTCCCTTAACAAACTACACCATTTATGGAATGAAGTTCGTCACACATCAGCGACATCAAATCAGCAGATCCAAGCCAGAGAAGCCGCCGCGATGGTTGCAACTGCAAGGTGGATGTACGCCACAGCCTTAGAACGCAAAGAATCTCGCGGGATGCACAAACATGAAGACTATCCCCAACTGGATGTAAAACAACAACATCGTTTAATTAGTGGTGGACTAGATAGCGTTTGGGTGAAGCCAGAACAAAATATTTCCATCAGGGAGTTAGTCAAAAAATGA
- a CDS encoding hydantoinase B/oxoprolinase family protein, translating into MYIISQPDPIRLEIFKNLYQFIAEQMGIVLQNTATSVNIKERLDFSCAIFDSSGLLVANAPHIPVHLGSMSESVRSLINDKGDTIKPGNVYLSNNPYNGGTHLPDVTAITPVFLEGVENISFPIPLFFVASRGHQADIGGITPGSMPPHSTIVEEEGIIFDNFLLVEEGNFLEPATRQHLSNHIYPARNPDQNIADFKAQIAANERGVQELRKMVKQYGLSTVQAYMKFVQDNAEESVRRAIDILKDGSFIYEMDNGARIQVKVTIDRKNRSATIDFTGTSPQLNSNFNAPLAVTQAAVLYVFRTLVDDNIPLNAGCLKPLEIIVPDGCMLNPTYPAAVVAGNVETSQTIVDALYGALGVMAASQGTMNNFTFGNEKYQYYETICGGSGAGIDFDGTDGVHTHMTNSRLTDPEVLETRYPVQVESFSLRPDSGGKGKYSGGNGVIRRIKFLEPMTANILSGHRLVRPFGLNGGEAGKVGRNWIQRHNGTKENLDSTATVEIEPGDVFVIETPGGGGFGH; encoded by the coding sequence ATGTACATAATATCTCAACCCGACCCCATCCGCTTAGAAATATTCAAAAATCTCTATCAATTTATCGCCGAACAAATGGGAATTGTTCTGCAAAATACAGCAACATCTGTGAATATTAAAGAGAGATTAGATTTCTCTTGCGCTATTTTTGACTCATCAGGATTATTAGTCGCTAACGCCCCCCACATTCCTGTACATTTAGGCTCAATGAGTGAAAGTGTCCGCAGTTTAATTAATGATAAAGGCGACACAATAAAACCTGGGAATGTGTATCTATCTAATAACCCCTATAATGGCGGAACACATCTTCCTGATGTAACTGCAATTACACCCGTTTTTCTAGAAGGTGTGGAAAATATTTCATTTCCAATTCCCCTCTTTTTTGTCGCTTCTCGTGGACACCAAGCCGATATTGGTGGCATTACTCCAGGTTCTATGCCTCCCCACAGTACGATAGTAGAAGAGGAGGGAATTATCTTTGATAACTTTCTCTTGGTAGAAGAGGGAAATTTTCTAGAACCTGCTACCAGACAGCATCTCTCCAATCATATTTATCCTGCACGTAACCCTGACCAAAATATAGCTGATTTTAAGGCACAAATTGCTGCCAATGAAAGGGGAGTACAAGAACTCCGAAAAATGGTTAAGCAATATGGATTGTCAACTGTCCAAGCTTACATGAAATTTGTACAGGATAATGCTGAGGAGTCAGTTAGACGAGCTATTGATATTCTCAAAGATGGCTCATTTATTTATGAAATGGATAATGGAGCAAGAATTCAAGTCAAGGTGACAATTGACCGGAAAAATCGCAGTGCCACTATTGATTTTACTGGCACATCGCCGCAATTAAACAGTAACTTTAATGCACCATTAGCTGTCACTCAAGCAGCCGTTTTATACGTCTTCCGGACTCTGGTAGATGATAATATTCCCCTGAATGCTGGTTGTCTCAAACCTTTAGAAATTATTGTTCCTGATGGTTGTATGCTCAACCCTACTTATCCAGCCGCTGTAGTTGCGGGTAATGTCGAGACATCTCAAACTATTGTCGATGCTTTATATGGTGCTTTAGGCGTGATGGCTGCTTCCCAAGGAACGATGAATAATTTCACTTTTGGGAATGAAAAATATCAATATTATGAAACCATCTGTGGTGGTTCTGGGGCGGGGATTGATTTTGATGGGACTGATGGCGTTCATACCCACATGACTAACTCCCGCCTGACAGATCCAGAGGTTTTAGAAACCCGTTATCCTGTTCAGGTAGAAAGCTTTAGTCTGCGTCCCGATAGCGGGGGTAAAGGAAAGTATTCAGGCGGTAATGGCGTGATTCGTCGCATCAAGTTTCTCGAACCGATGACAGCGAATATTCTCTCTGGTCATCGCTTGGTTCGACCTTTTGGCTTAAATGGTGGGGAAGCAGGAAAAGTAGGACGTAACTGGATACAACGTCACAATGGCACCAAAGAGAATTTAGACAGCACTGCAACTGTAGAAATAGAACCTGGAGATGTTTTTGTCATAGAAACTCCTGGGGGTGGAGGATTTGGTCATTGA
- a CDS encoding hydantoinase/oxoprolinase family protein: MLKVFADRGGTFTDIVAITNNQEIIDRLIKHPERFLIAPLPKQQWVIVYKLLSESPEQYQDAAIQGIRDIMGISGNKSIPTTAIEVVKMGTTVATNALLERKGDRVVLLITKGFKDALRIGYQNRPHIFARQIILPTMLYEQVIEVDERYNAHGQELISVNIAQVKKDLQAVYHTGIRSCAIVFMHSDRYPDHEQQIAKIAQEIGFTQISISHQVSPLMKLVSRGDTTVVDAYLTPILRRYVNQVASQLPGVKLMFMKSDGGLVAAENFQGKDSILSGPAGGIVGAIQTSKRAGFELVITFDMGGTSTDVAHFKGEYERQLDSEIAGARMRVPVLAINTIAAGGGSILFFDASSYRVGPESAGSNPGPACYRRGGRLTVTDANVMLGKIHPQYFPSVFGMDGNLPLDKDVVVEKFTKLTQEITAVTRNNYTPEQVAAGFIAIAVENMANAIKKISLQRGYDVTQYTLCCFGGAGGQVACLIADTLGIQTIFLHPYAGVLSAYGMGLADVRAIRESGVEKPLTEELIPQLQELMESLEIQARKEEIKTQGDAEKVVQKVNLKYEGTNSTLSVNFADDVVVMRQEFADEHKTRYGFIQLEKTLIVESISVEVIQKMDTPEEPLINRTRPVNEAPTYIEKVKMFTADKWHNTPVYRREDLQTGDSINGAAIIVEKISTIIVEPNWIARLNECNHLILQRQD, encoded by the coding sequence ATGTTAAAAGTTTTTGCTGATCGGGGTGGAACATTCACAGATATTGTTGCTATTACTAATAATCAAGAAATTATCGACAGACTCATCAAACATCCTGAACGTTTTTTAATCGCTCCTCTTCCTAAACAGCAATGGGTGATAGTCTACAAATTACTTTCAGAAAGTCCTGAACAATATCAAGATGCAGCTATTCAAGGCATTCGAGATATTATGGGTATTTCAGGTAATAAAAGCATTCCTACTACAGCTATAGAAGTTGTCAAAATGGGAACAACAGTAGCGACAAATGCGCTGTTAGAAAGAAAAGGGGATAGGGTAGTTTTGCTCATCACCAAAGGGTTTAAAGATGCATTGCGAATTGGCTACCAAAACCGTCCGCATATCTTTGCCCGTCAGATTATTTTGCCAACAATGCTTTATGAACAGGTCATAGAAGTAGATGAAAGATATAATGCTCACGGTCAGGAATTAATCTCGGTAAATATTGCACAAGTTAAAAAGGACTTACAGGCAGTTTATCACACAGGTATTCGCAGTTGTGCCATTGTTTTTATGCATAGCGATCGCTATCCCGATCACGAACAACAAATAGCCAAAATTGCCCAAGAAATCGGATTCACCCAAATTTCTATATCCCATCAAGTTAGTCCCTTAATGAAATTAGTGAGTCGCGGGGATACAACAGTTGTAGATGCTTATTTAACTCCAATTCTCCGCCGCTATGTTAACCAAGTAGCTAGTCAGTTACCTGGGGTTAAATTAATGTTTATGAAATCTGATGGTGGTTTAGTCGCGGCTGAAAATTTTCAAGGAAAGGATAGTATTTTAAGTGGGCCGGCTGGTGGTATTGTTGGTGCTATTCAAACTAGTAAAAGAGCAGGTTTTGAGTTAGTGATTACCTTTGATATGGGCGGAACAAGTACAGATGTCGCCCACTTTAAAGGAGAGTATGAACGACAACTAGATTCAGAAATTGCTGGGGCGCGGATGCGAGTTCCCGTATTAGCCATTAATACGATTGCTGCTGGTGGCGGCTCGATTTTATTTTTTGATGCTTCTAGTTATCGTGTCGGGCCAGAATCTGCAGGGTCAAATCCGGGGCCTGCTTGTTACCGTCGGGGTGGAAGATTAACAGTCACAGATGCAAACGTGATGTTAGGAAAAATTCACCCCCAATATTTCCCTTCTGTCTTTGGGATGGACGGTAATTTACCTTTAGATAAAGATGTTGTTGTTGAGAAATTTACAAAGTTAACTCAGGAAATTACAGCCGTCACAAGGAACAATTATACACCAGAACAAGTAGCTGCTGGATTTATAGCGATCGCTGTTGAGAATATGGCAAATGCAATTAAAAAAATTAGTCTCCAACGAGGCTATGATGTCACTCAATATACCCTTTGTTGTTTTGGTGGTGCGGGAGGACAAGTTGCTTGTTTGATTGCTGATACTTTAGGAATACAAACAATATTTTTGCATCCTTATGCTGGAGTACTTTCTGCTTATGGAATGGGATTAGCTGATGTGAGGGCGATTAGAGAAAGTGGTGTGGAAAAGCCTTTAACTGAAGAATTAATTCCCCAATTACAGGAGTTAATGGAAAGTTTGGAAATTCAAGCTAGAAAGGAAGAAATTAAAACCCAGGGAGATGCGGAAAAAGTAGTCCAAAAAGTTAATTTAAAATATGAGGGCACTAATTCAACTTTGAGTGTTAATTTTGCCGATGATGTAGTCGTGATGCGACAAGAATTTGCAGATGAACATAAAACTCGCTATGGTTTCATCCAATTAGAGAAAACTTTAATTGTTGAATCCATATCAGTGGAAGTCATTCAAAAAATGGATACTCCTGAGGAACCCTTAATTAATCGCACTCGTCCTGTAAACGAAGCCCCTACATATATTGAGAAAGTAAAAATGTTTACTGCTGATAAATGGCATAATACTCCTGTTTATCGGCGGGAAGATTTGCAAACAGGAGATAGTATTAATGGTGCTGCAATTATTGTAGAAAAAATCAGCACAATTATCGTTGAACCTAACTGGATCGCCAGGTTAAATGAATGTAATCATCTGATTTTACAGCGTCAAGATTGA
- a CDS encoding tetratricopeptide repeat protein: MKAEDLFNQGLNKNFQGEFEEAIAYYTQAIELDPDYAEAYHNRAIILSSGIKDYHGAIADYNRALQINPNFAEAYSNRANARYFLEDYQGAIADYNRALQINPHLSESYHGRGKASKALGDYETAIADYRQALQINPQLTSYINIDIANAYHNQGVSRCDQGDNQGAIADFNQALQLHPHFAAAYSNRGNAYHLLGDYHQAIADQNQALKLEPKLAEAYHNLGNAYYSLGDYQSAIANYNRALEIKPEFAGAYYNRGLVFAHIKEYDQALADFSEAVKLNPDDVQAYCERGLVHSSLGNYQGAIADYDQALQKNPTLGLVYGFRANAKRRLADYQGAIEDSTRLLRLNPLLAEGYCDRAVARRSLGDYQGAIKDYDRALLFDANLAAAYYGRGIVYEAMQDYQRAIADNTQAIKIEPNFSPAYCNRGNARRLLGDEQGAIADYNQALQINPDFGEAYYNRASIRYALKDYRGAIADYTQALRLNPHSAAFYSDRGNAHYALEDYQGAIADYNQAIALEPSFADDWFNRGRSRSLLGDLQGALVDLKQALELQPHWAEAYIVRADVYRNLGDTQKAIADFQASADLYYKQGNKQYYRQILNLIAELQP; this comes from the coding sequence ATGAAGGCTGAAGATTTATTTAATCAGGGACTAAACAAAAATTTTCAAGGGGAGTTTGAAGAAGCGATCGCCTATTACACCCAAGCTATTGAGTTAGATCCTGACTATGCTGAGGCTTATCATAACCGAGCTATTATACTTAGTAGTGGAATCAAAGATTATCACGGAGCGATCGCTGACTATAACCGAGCATTACAAATCAATCCCAATTTCGCCGAAGCATACAGCAATCGGGCTAATGCTCGTTACTTTTTAGAAGATTATCAGGGTGCGATCGCTGACTATAACCGAGCATTACAAATCAATCCCCACCTCTCTGAATCTTACCACGGTCGGGGTAAAGCCTCTAAAGCCCTCGGAGACTATGAAACAGCAATTGCTGATTATCGCCAAGCATTGCAGATTAATCCCCAGTTAACTAGTTATATAAATATTGATATCGCCAATGCTTACCATAATCAGGGTGTGAGCCGTTGCGATCAAGGAGATAATCAAGGAGCGATCGCCGATTTTAACCAAGCTTTGCAACTACATCCTCATTTTGCTGCAGCCTATAGCAACCGTGGTAATGCTTACCATCTCTTAGGAGACTATCACCAAGCGATCGCCGATCAAAATCAGGCATTAAAACTAGAACCCAAGTTAGCAGAAGCGTACCATAACCTAGGGAATGCCTACTACTCTCTAGGAGACTATCAAAGTGCGATCGCCAATTACAACCGCGCCTTAGAAATCAAGCCCGAATTTGCCGGCGCTTATTACAACCGAGGTCTAGTTTTTGCTCACATCAAAGAATATGACCAAGCATTAGCAGATTTTAGCGAAGCTGTCAAGTTAAATCCTGATGATGTCCAAGCCTACTGTGAGCGGGGTTTGGTGCATAGTTCCTTGGGTAACTATCAAGGAGCGATCGCTGATTATGACCAAGCGTTGCAAAAAAATCCCACTCTTGGTTTAGTCTACGGATTTCGCGCGAATGCTAAACGACGGCTAGCCGACTATCAAGGAGCTATCGAAGATAGTACTCGACTGCTGCGACTTAATCCTCTACTTGCAGAAGGATATTGCGATCGCGCCGTGGCTCGTCGTAGTTTAGGAGACTATCAAGGTGCAATTAAAGATTACGATCGGGCATTGCTTTTCGATGCTAATTTAGCCGCTGCTTACTACGGTCGAGGGATTGTCTACGAAGCTATGCAAGATTATCAAAGAGCAATTGCAGATAACACCCAAGCCATAAAAATTGAGCCGAATTTTTCTCCAGCATACTGCAATCGGGGCAACGCCCGCCGCCTGTTAGGAGATGAACAAGGAGCGATCGCTGATTACAATCAAGCATTACAAATCAATCCCGATTTCGGTGAAGCTTATTATAACCGGGCTTCGATTCGTTACGCTCTCAAAGACTATCGGGGTGCGATCGCCGATTACACCCAAGCTTTGCGGTTAAATCCCCACTCAGCCGCATTTTATAGCGATCGCGGCAATGCTCACTACGCCCTAGAAGACTATCAGGGAGCCATAGCAGATTATAATCAGGCGATCGCCCTTGAGCCTAGCTTTGCTGATGACTGGTTTAACCGGGGTAGGAGTCGTTCTCTGTTGGGAGACTTACAGGGCGCACTTGTAGACTTAAAACAAGCTTTAGAATTGCAGCCTCATTGGGCCGAAGCCTATATTGTGCGAGCTGATGTCTACCGGAATTTGGGAGACACTCAAAAAGCGATCGCTGACTTTCAAGCATCCGCCGACCTTTATTACAAACAAGGAAATAAGCAGTATTACCGCCAAATTCTCAACTTGATTGCAGAACTTCAGCCCTAA
- a CDS encoding pyridoxamine 5'-phosphate oxidase family protein, producing the protein MPRKFIQLAFTPAVKAAQAQRGSRQTYARFEQNGPENDTITPDIAEFIAQMDGFYLGTVSSNGYPYIQFRGGQPGFLKVLDDKTLGFADFKGNAQYVTVGNLSENDKAFLFLMDYRHRKRLKIWGRARYVEDNSQIIAQLAVPNYEAEIERVMMFQVEAWNWNCPQHIPIRYSEQEVAALQARITELEKLLAGK; encoded by the coding sequence ATGCCACGTAAATTTATTCAACTCGCCTTTACTCCTGCTGTCAAAGCAGCCCAAGCACAACGCGGTTCGCGACAGACTTACGCCCGATTTGAACAAAATGGGCCGGAAAACGATACCATCACCCCAGACATAGCAGAATTTATCGCTCAAATGGATGGATTCTACTTGGGAACTGTCAGTTCTAATGGCTATCCTTACATTCAGTTTCGCGGTGGACAGCCCGGTTTTTTGAAAGTATTAGATGACAAGACTTTGGGTTTTGCTGACTTTAAAGGAAATGCTCAATATGTTACCGTTGGCAATCTTTCAGAAAATGACAAAGCTTTCTTATTTTTAATGGATTATCGCCATCGCAAACGGCTGAAAATTTGGGGGCGAGCCAGGTATGTAGAAGATAATAGCCAAATAATCGCACAACTTGCGGTTCCCAACTATGAAGCGGAGATTGAACGAGTGATGATGTTTCAAGTTGAAGCTTGGAATTGGAACTGTCCACAGCACATTCCTATTCGTTATTCTGAGCAAGAAGTAGCAGCATTGCAAGCCAGAATCACAGAACTAGAAAAACTGCTTGCTGGTAAGTAA
- a CDS encoding 2-hydroxyacid dehydrogenase produces MKVAVFSTKAYDRQFLAAANSQQQHDLVFFEPRLNQDTAILASGFPAVCVFVHDQVDASTLKILAANGTRLVALRCAGFNNVDLKAAAELGITIVRVPAYSPYGVAEHAVGLILSLNRKIHRAHNRIREGNFSLDGLLGFNLNDRTVGIIGTGKIGLILGQIMKGFGCHLLAYDVYQNPELEALGGKYVELSELFAKSDIISLHCPLIPETHHLIDEEAIAQMKPGMMIINTSRGALIDTQAVIEGLKSGNIGYLGVDVYEQESELFFEDLSGEIIQDDIFQRLTTFPNVLITGHQAFFTAEALSNIADTTFANITDFEQKRPCPHEISHQPQSVVSKQ; encoded by the coding sequence ATGAAAGTAGCAGTCTTCAGTACCAAAGCCTACGATCGGCAGTTTTTAGCAGCTGCAAATTCTCAGCAACAACACGATTTAGTGTTCTTTGAACCCCGTCTCAATCAGGATACCGCCATCTTAGCCTCTGGATTCCCGGCGGTTTGCGTATTTGTGCATGACCAAGTTGATGCTTCCACTTTAAAGATTCTCGCCGCAAACGGAACTCGCTTGGTTGCTCTGCGTTGTGCAGGGTTTAACAATGTGGACTTAAAAGCCGCCGCAGAATTAGGAATTACCATTGTAAGGGTTCCGGCTTATTCGCCCTATGGAGTCGCAGAACATGCTGTAGGGCTAATTTTGAGCCTGAATCGTAAAATTCATCGTGCCCATAATCGCATCCGGGAAGGCAATTTCTCCCTAGATGGACTGTTGGGATTTAACCTGAACGATCGCACAGTCGGAATTATCGGTACAGGAAAAATCGGTCTGATTTTGGGACAGATTATGAAAGGCTTTGGCTGTCACCTACTCGCCTATGACGTGTATCAAAACCCAGAATTAGAGGCTCTGGGTGGTAAGTATGTGGAGTTGTCTGAATTATTTGCCAAATCTGATATTATCTCCCTACATTGTCCCTTGATTCCCGAAACGCATCATTTGATAGATGAAGAAGCGATCGCCCAGATGAAGCCGGGTATGATGATCATTAACACTAGCCGAGGAGCGCTGATTGATACCCAAGCAGTAATTGAGGGATTGAAATCTGGCAACATTGGCTATCTTGGTGTAGATGTATACGAACAAGAATCGGAATTGTTCTTTGAGGATTTGTCTGGTGAAATCATTCAGGATGATATTTTCCAAAGACTAACAACTTTCCCCAATGTCCTCATCACTGGACATCAAGCCTTCTTTACGGCAGAAGCTCTCAGTAATATTGCTGATACAACCTTTGCGAATATCACCGACTTCGAGCAGAAGCGTCCCTGTCCTCATGAGATTAGCCACCAACCGCAATCAGTCGTCAGTAAACAGTGA
- a CDS encoding DUF4912 domain-containing protein, whose translation MRVFSPLHADEQTADSPEEDIEASVVLTPQSSQLAGVSWHIPDIQKQALQNSGVSQLALRLYDVTGIDLSYQVPHLVQQYELESAAHDRFVDIPASDRDYISEIGYVAEGDRWESIARSATVRVFSPLPVDEQTADSPEEDIEASIVLTSRTPKWAYVSWHIPDTQKQALHNSGVSQLALRLYDVTGRDLSYQVPQLVQQYELESVAHDIFVTIPASDRDYITEIGYVAEGDRWESIARSASVRVFSRPQTDFWFVADAELIIHGATQPDAAVSIGGNAIKLKPDGTFHLRIPFSDSLIEYLLTATAVDGEQARTIHKKFSQDTPEA comes from the coding sequence GTGCGCGTCTTCAGCCCTCTTCATGCGGATGAACAAACTGCTGATTCCCCAGAGGAAGATATTGAAGCAAGTGTCGTCCTGACACCTCAATCTTCGCAGTTGGCTGGCGTTTCTTGGCACATTCCCGACATTCAAAAGCAAGCACTGCAAAATTCCGGGGTGTCTCAATTAGCACTACGACTATATGATGTCACAGGGATTGACTTGAGTTATCAAGTTCCCCATCTGGTGCAGCAGTATGAATTAGAATCAGCCGCACACGATCGCTTTGTAGATATTCCGGCAAGCGATCGCGACTACATCAGCGAAATTGGTTATGTTGCAGAAGGCGATCGCTGGGAGTCAATCGCCCGTTCCGCTACAGTACGTGTTTTTAGCCCTCTTCCTGTGGATGAACAAACTGCTGATTCCCCAGAGGAAGATATTGAAGCGAGTATTGTCCTCACATCCAGAACTCCTAAATGGGCTTACGTTTCTTGGCACATCCCCGATACTCAAAAGCAAGCGCTGCACAATTCTGGAGTGTCTCAATTAGCACTACGACTATATGATGTCACAGGCCGCGACCTGAGTTATCAAGTTCCCCAACTTGTGCAGCAGTATGAATTAGAATCAGTCGCCCACGATATCTTTGTGACAATTCCGGCAAGCGATCGCGACTACATCACCGAAATTGGTTATGTTGCAGAAGGCGATCGCTGGGAGTCAATCGCCCGTTCCGCATCGGTGCGCGTCTTCAGCCGCCCCCAAACAGATTTTTGGTTTGTAGCAGATGCGGAGCTAATTATTCACGGAGCAACTCAGCCAGATGCCGCTGTCAGCATTGGAGGTAATGCCATCAAACTTAAGCCAGATGGTACTTTTCATTTACGTATCCCTTTCTCAGATAGCTTAATTGAATATCTGCTCACAGCAACTGCTGTTGATGGAGAACAAGCTAGAACGATCCATAAAAAGTTCTCTCAAGACACTCCTGAAGCCTAA